The following nucleotide sequence is from Drosophila takahashii strain IR98-3 E-12201 chromosome 3L, DtakHiC1v2, whole genome shotgun sequence.
CTGGTATAACTTTAGATGCCCTTACTATAAATAGCTCGGTCCAGTGGCTGGTGGAATCAGAATCTCGAGCCCAGTCAAAAGAGAAGTCGGAATGCGTCCTATTCTTTTGCTATCCCTGGTGGTCCTGGCCACTCTGGTTGTCCTGTCAACGCAGGCAACCACATCCACTGCAaccaccgccgccaccacAACGACCACTACCACAACCACTACCACCACCACGGCTTCCTCAACCACCACCACAACCACCGAGAAGACCAAGAAGAAGAACCGCCTCCGCGAGGAGCGCAGGCGCAGACTCCGCAGAGAACGAAGAATCGAAAGAGCAGAAAGGAACCGCAGGAACCGCGACAGAGATGGCGTTCGTATCGTGAGGCGTTACCATGTTCGGGAGCGCCGGTACAGACGTTACTAGAAACATGTAGTGttcttaaggggttatataccttttttttttaaaaaaaacgaaatttttttttttgctgaatcttaaagtatatcccctagagaacatcttcccaaattttcatacagatccgaataatagttcgataggaaaacagcgatTTGACgagctcgacttcaatagttgcaacgtcaatgtaaaactttgaatgcgattatctcaaagtcgtgtttttccaaaagtgccttcgctgtgaccacgattgcgcaagaactatttgatcgatcttcttcaatttttttttaaattattcgtaatgattgtgccgagttcgtgaacgattcagtttttatgcgcgaattttaatttcgcagatcagaattttttaataaaatttttagaacttgaaaaatcaactttttggaaaaattgttactgtatgcagaaaaaaggaaatattcttaaaagtaatcgttcacgaactggaaataatactatactaactaaaattttttggttttttgatatcagttgacctgctggacttccatcgtggtcaccgcaagccgctataaaaaaaaagggttccgaaagaattgccataacttcgtaaattattaatattttttcaagaacaaaggcttgttgtttcgataaaaacatgtactatcaataaataataacttcaccgtcataaaataattgctacacaccaaaaaaaaaatccaaagttccctcaattttttcgctcaaaaaaggtatataaccccttaaaaaaaataaacgacGAGCTCAAAAAATAGTTCTGTTTTTTAATGATCCTTAAGGACCTTAAGATTATTTTTAGGATCTACGCATTGGCTTTTAAGTTTACTACTCATACGCATTGTTGCCTATTGTTAcatattaactttttttttaattttcctaacATCAGTTGCTAAGACCAGTATTCAACCTACCAGAACTTTATAGAGAAGATTCAATTCTGTTTACAATCATCGTTGGTGTTAAAGGGTTAACatgaaaaagcaaaaacaaagtagtACCCTTTTTAAAGCTAACAcacatttcttatatttttccaaatatttttcacttttcagatttttaaggcgggcaaaagaaataataaaaatattccaaatgcccaaataccttttaaaactgacccagaataaaattttgacTTTGGTTGCAAATGAAGATGGCgacataaaatgtttattaaacatttaaaaggtAAAGCCTAGACCTTTTCTGAAGTTTTATGACCTAAATTAACTTTTGGAGGAAATAACATAACCGATTCGTATTCTTATATAAAGCCGCACATCCGTAGGCCAGTTTTAACAGTCTCATCTGGAAATTCTTAGATGATGGCATCCCTTGGCAATGACACAAAGACTGTCAGCTACTTTTATCCGTTTCCGGATAAGGCGGACGAACGGACGCGGGATTGGCCTCTGGTGGAGTCGCCTTGGAATGTTCCCGTCCTGCTGGCCGCCTATTTTCTAATGGTTTACTATGGTCCCAAGTGGACATCGAGGTGAGGTGGCCATCTATCTCATCATCCAATTTAAATAACCAGACGAAACCTGGACCCACAGGCACAAGCCGCTGCAGCTGAGAGTGCCACTGTTCTTCCACAGCGTTTCCATGATCCTCCTGAATGGCTATATCTGCCTGGAACTCGTCAGCCAAACAAGAGCCCTCGGCTATAGCCTTGGATGTCAGCCCTGTCGGGTGAACTATAGCCCTCAAGAAATGCGGGTAAGTTGCTgctaaaagagagaaaaaaattataaattagtcCTTGAGAAGAAAGTGCTTCAAAGCGTAAAGctatagtttaaatttaaatttaaaatttaaatgctgaCATGCGCCAATGTCATTTTGATGCATTTGTCCATTATTGCAAAATGAATTAAGATACTAAGGTggcttttataataaaaatttctaaGCTGAACCGACAAGTTTTATTACTATTGCGGCTTTTGAGCTCCATGCATGTTACGGatccatttaaattaagtgGCAGTAACTAAGAGCAATTTGGCTACCAACGTTGTTGATTGTACCACTTAAACTTCAAATCATAGAGATCagaattaaaaactaacacaCTTAGAAACTTAAGTTAACCATTAGTCAAAAATATGACTAGATTATTCACCAAATTCTAAATTGTTGTACCTTTTATTTAGAACTAgaagctttaaaaaataatttcaatcaTTTGTTGATCTAAGAATTATTTCTTCTGCAAAGGTTTTATAATaatgattttataaaataacatGTCTTTAGACCtgttgccaaaaaattaaaacatgcTTTTATGGTAAATCAGATTGCCACGGCCCTTTGGTGGTTCTACATCTCAAAAGTACTGGAATTCGCGGACACGGCTTTCTTTATCCTGCGCCAGAAGTGGACGCAACTGAGCTTCCTGCATGTGTACCACCACAGCACCATGTTTGTCTTCTGTTGGGTCGTGGTCAAGTGGGTGCCCACGGGTTCGAGTGAGTCCCTAGTCTTAATATATTCCCCCTTTTGGTATATCTATTTTTTCCCCATCAGCTTATGTGCCTGCCATGATCAACTCCTTTATACACATCATTATGTACAGCTATTATGCGCTGAGTGTCCTAGGTCCTCGCGTCCAGAAGTTCCTGCGGTGGAAGCGCTATTTAACGCGTCTTCAGCTTGTGCAGTTCATCTTCATTTTCCTCTGGGCATCCCAGATGCTTCTCCGGGGCTGTGAGTACGGAACCTGGATAACCTTATCGATGGCCATCTACTCGCTGCCTTTCCTCTTTATGTTCGGAAAATTCTATGTCCAAAATTACAGAGTAGCAACAGTCGAGAAGAAAGCTAAGTAACACGAGATAGTAATTTGATTTTGCAAAATTATGCTAATACTAAACTTATTATCACATGTTATATTAACTTCCATTAAAACCTGACACAGAAAATAAAGCTTGACTTTAGACACCAATTAAGATGCAGTCATGAAATGCCAAGTGAAAATCGGAAAGGCAAAACCCAGACCTTACCCAACGTTTATGCTCCAGCGACATCTAATTAAATTTGGGGGAAAAATATCAACGCATCAGCGGAGCGATCATGGTCAAAATTCGTATATAAGAGGTGAATGTGGGAATGCGGCTTAGTCAGTCGGATCTGGAAATTCTTAGAGCACATATTCGATGGCATCGTTTGgcaataatacaaaaatattaagctATTCGTATCCGTTTGCGGATTTGGCGGATGAGAGGACGCGAAATTGGCCACTGGTTGAGTCGCCCTGGAATGTTCCCGCTCTTCTGGGCCTCTATCTAATGATGGTCTACTACGGACCCAAATGGACAGCCAGGTGAGAGCTCGTAGTcatccatccaaccagttaTTACAATTGCCCACTGGCCATCCGGACTCTCAGGTACAAGCCGCTGCAGCTGCGACTGCCTCTGTTCTGCCACAGCTTAGCCATGGCCTGCCTGAATGCCTATATCTGTGTGGAACTCTTCACGGCGACGCGGGCCCTCGACTATAGCTTCAGCTGCCAGCCGTGTCGGGTGAACCATAGCCCGAATGAAATGCGGGTAAGTTTCTTATTGGTTTGATGATTAAGTATTTCGTCTTCTATGTTTCTTAGTCGTTTCGTAATGTCCTTCTTCTCACTTTGTAATGTTCTAATGTTTGCGTTGGTGTGGCATATTCCTTCATCAATCTGTTCAATTTCTGATTGGCTTGtgtaattgttttaattttaattttgttatttttaatgtattcaCTTTTCACTGATACACttactattatttttgaaatgatttacttttgtgagcaaaaaaaaaagttggtgCCGCAAGTTAGCCAAAGTTATGAACTCTAGTTTTCCAACAGATAGCCGCGGCTTTTTGGTGGTTCTACATCTCGAAAATACTGGAATTCGCCGACACGGCTTTCTTCATCCTGCGTCACAAGTGGAGCCAACTGAGCTTCCTTCATGTTTATCACCACAGCACCATGTTTGCCTTCTGCTGGATCTTCATCAAGTGGTTGCCGACGGGTTCAAGTGAGTGCCTGTTCTTTCATGGGTTCTCCCTTGTGAATATATCCCTTTTTTCCAATCAGCTTATGTACCATCTTTGATAAACTCCTTCGTCCACGTCATAATGTACAGCTATTACGCGCTGAGTGTCCTGGGTCCTCGTATCCAGAAGTTCCTCTGGTGGAAACGCTACTTAACTGGCctccagctgctgcagtttaCCATAGTCTTGATGTGGGCTTCCCAAATGGCTTTCCGGGGCTGTGACTACGGATCCTGGCTAACGCCACTTGGAGCTGCATATATGGTACCTTTCCTATTTATGTTCGGAAGATTCTATGTCCAAAAGTACAGGATATCAACAGTTGCCAAGAAAGCAaagtaaatcaaattaatattgcTAACAGTAGAATGTCTTTCTTCGTCTACACTTTTAtggtaataaaaatgtacagtgtgatttattatatttatttcctgactaatttaattagtttttaaaagacGAAGAATGACTTCAGTTTGTTAAAGTAGCAAATGTTAAGATTCTATGAAAATACGATTTGTTTATAGTTTCAACGTTACACTTTCAGTGGTTATGGCGTTGTATATAAAAGTATTATCGATGGGCTTGTATTGTTTGGTAATGATCTTGATCACCTCCTGGGCAGCACAGCCACCtgtaaggaaaaacaaaacaatagaTGGATATCACATTACCCCTAATAAGGAAAACATTTACCTATAAAAGCCGACACTGCATGCAACTCGGCGCCGCCGTATCGACAAATCTCGTGCAGCACATCGTCGCTGATGGTGGCATGCATGCCCAAATCGCCCAGCATCTTGGCGGCGATGCTCTTCAGGCGTCCAATGTCCTGCTCCACGATGCACTCGCCGGGAATGTTGCCGCACTCGCTGAGGAAACGCTCGTAGGCACGCAGTGCAAAGTTGTAGGCCGTGAGGTTGCCCTGCAGCTCGTTGTCCTCAActggaaataattattttaaggtATTTTAAGGGGATTTCTGCAATAATATTCGAATCCTAACCTAATGACAGCAGGCGACTGCTCTTCTCGTATTCCTCCGCAATGCGCGTGCCCCGTATGACCGCCAAACCGGCTGCTTCCCGGCAAATCAGTCGCACACTTCTCTCATCAATGCCGTCGGCGGGCAGGGCCAGCTGCTTGAGGTACTCCTGGCACTTGTGGTACACCTGGTCGGCATCCTGCAGCGCCTGTTGCCGGTAGATGTGCTGCAGGGCGATGTACGAGTCCGTGTTGGCCGTCATGTCGGGCAGAACGCCGGGCAGGGGCAAAAAGCCCTCGTTCTCGTGTATCACAAAGTGCTTAAGGGCCTTGGCCATGATCCAAAAGACGTTGCTCTGTGAAGGCAATGGAAATctctaaaatatatgtatggaAAGGGAAAGGGAAACTAGATTCCACCTTCTTGTTGAGCTGTTCACAGGCATCATCCTCGAAAATGGCTTTCAGGCCCTTGGGAACCTGCCCTGCTCCAAAAGCTGTATTCACCGCCTTGATGGCCTCCTCGTGGTTCTCCTCGTCCGCCTTCATCTCCTCCCTGATGGTCTCTCGCAGCTGATTCTTCTCCTTGTAATTTCGCGGCGTTTGAGCCCCGTCCGCCTGTTGTTTCTGCCAGACATTTAGGTATTTGTGGAGCACCAGCAGCCAGGGCACCTTGCTGGTCACCTCGGTGCCATCGAGGTGCTCCCGCAGAGCGTCAAACGGATGCTCGAGGCGCAGATCGAACTGCCTGTTGTCCGGATGCGCCTCCACGATGCAGTGCTCGCGCAGCTGCAGGCGAATGGTGCCCAGCATGCCCAGGGATCGGCAGTAAATGAGTGGCACATTGACCGCCCACAGGCGTTCGGCCAAAAGGAGCAATGTCTGCTCGTTCAGATTGGAGGCGATGACCAGGTCGAAGCTGTCGAAGAAGTTGGGCCTGTTGGCCAATATATAGTCGGCACTCTCCTCCACATAATCGCCGTTTACATCGGGATTTAGCTCCTGGAGCAGCTGCATGCAGGCGAAAGCTTTGGATTTGCAAAGATAGCTGGAGTCCAGGAAGAAACTGGGAAAGAAAAGGGTTTACTATGGTGTTTAAGGGTTATGTAGGGTCACTACCAACTTGTTGCCCAGGTCCTCCTCCTTGACGGTGCTGCCGTCGGCCACAGTGAAGCCTCCGATACCAGGTAGCACCAATCCCTTGGTAGTTTCACAGCCCACGGCCGTCACATTCACCAAACAAATGGTGGCCGCCTCCAAAAGAGTCTGTCCATGCTCGCCCCACAGCCTGCAGAGCACTTGACAATTAGATTACCACCTCTATAATCTATATATTTCCCACCTGATTTGTCTATCATATTTCTTGCTTTTATCCGAAAGTTCCGGTGATTTGGGCGCTGGAGAAGACATTTTGCCGAGAcgagatttttgttttgtgcaaaATACGCCGGTTGCTTTGGAGGGCTTTCCAACACTACTCGCCAATTGAAAGTGTTGCAAAGCGCAGGCAGTTTTTTAGTTAGTATTAAAATAACACTTTGGCAATTTTTTAACTCTTGCTTATTCAAAACATTTATTGACTATTACGTATTACattccttttaattttattgcattaGACTACATCTACGTACAGGAAATCAgtctttacaaataaattgtataaacagttgataaataataaaataaagtctgAGCGAACCGAAAACAGGAAAACAGTTTTTGAGTTAACATTCCAAGGCTATTTATGGTTGAACTTGAATTTAgttgttcaattaatttaataataccgCGAACTGATTGTTTGCTGGGCAGTGTGAGCAGCGCGCTTTCCAACACTGCGGGGGCTTGGAAACAGCTGTTCGGTTTTCGTGTAATTTCACAACAAAACAACATCTGCGTCGCTGCGTTTCCTGCAGCATTTTTGTTAAGTTTCGATCGGATTTAAACTATATACAGATCAGAATTATCACGGAGAGGATGCCGGCCAAGAGGAGAACTGCAAATGCGGCGTCGACCAGCAAAAATTCCGATTCCCCGATGAGTCCGCGGTCCGACGATCCAGCGTAccaagaaaaaagaaagaaaaacaatgagGTATGTAAGTTTCGGTTGTAAACAGAGAGCAGGTCTTTAAATAAAGATTAAGAAACATGTTGCTGGCGCTGCGGGGCCCCCAGAAGTCCCCAAAAATAGATGAACACTCTATTGATTTATTCTTATTCTCGGATTCTCAGGCTGTACAGCGCACACGCGAAAAGACCAAGAAATCGGCCGAGGAACGGAAGAAACGCATCGACGATTTGAGAAAGCAAAACGACGCCCTGAAAGTCCAAATCGAGCAGGGCGAAAAGCATATATCCACGCTGAGAGACCTGATAATTCAGGGCGAGAAAACGGAGGACGGCCACCGCATCATCCAAGAGATTCTCGCCGGACCGGATCCCGATGACAATGACTAACGAGGAGCTGCTCCTGATCTACATTATAATATTCACCTACTTTTAAGCTTTATATACTTTCTATACCATGTTAGCCTTAACTGTTCAACTAATTCGGTGTAACTTCTCGAATTCGAttatcatttttaatctttatttattgTCTAGTTACGGACAATTGCAACCTTATCATAGAATTGATAAggtgtaaaaaaataaaatgacttttaaatattttaaaataatttgaagcACTTAAAAGCTAAAACatgttaaaatctttaaaaccaCATAAAATAAAGTAGAAATAATATATCGGTAAAAACTGTTTGcctttccttattttttggtcagTACAAAATAAAGTAACTTTTAGCACCACCCAAATTACTTTACAATTTGTATCTTATTTCTCTTATTTCTAGTAAACTAAAATTACAATTGATAGTCATAATGCATATCCGCAATATTAGATTTATGACTCATCGTGGTTTTAGATCACTAATTGTGTTGAtaataatgtattttattacttttggAATTATTTATGTCAGCAGGgcttacacaaaaaaaataaaaaatgtagatttcaacataaaattcgttaaatatataaacttatcagaagaattatttttatcagtACCAGCATGCACCGACTTCTCACAAGTTTGTATTCTCTTATCATAACCAATAGTCTCTGGGGTCTGAAGAAGTAATTGAATACCAAGATAACCACTTAAATCTCAGAACTATACCGTAGCCCATATTTCCTCATcagaaataaaaagtttaacgACTTCTTAAGTAGAATTTCCGGGAAATCACATACTAACCGTCGTAAACGTCCAGCTTTTCCATGTGCAGGCTGAAGACCTCGTCCATTTTCGAGCTATTAGAACTAGAACTAGAACTATTGTGAAAATCTCGTAGTGCCCAAAAGATTCGGGTGTCCCGTTAAGTCTTGCtctctttgttgttgttgctaccgTCTCTTTGCTTCCTCCGCCTCTCCCAAAACATTGATTTATTGCACTTTTCGCACATTCATTTGATGCACAATAATTCGACGGCGGTTTAATTTGGGGTTTTGGGTTTCGTGTCGAGATAGAAGTTGTATTgtggcgtttttttttttcgcgttCAATAAATTGCCGAGTTCCGCCAATTAGCACATCACCCGCACACTGATTTCCGATCTGATTTCAATTTGAAGTTGCTCACATGGCACGAGGCAAAAAGCGAAATGTGTTGTCAGTTTTTGGAGCGTTGCTTTGTTGTATCTGTCTAGACGGCCGCTGAACGTgtatttccttattttttatttataatttcacGTAACTTATTTTGGTTGTTTTggtctctcgctctctctttcgctGTAAGGCCAAGGCTTGCTCTCTCGCTCTATTCTCTCTTTTCGCCAGTGTTGTAAAGTTGGCGGAAGGGAACAGCTGAtcgttaaaaatgtttacattttaagCTTTTTATTAGAAAAAACTCTTTTTACATTAAAAAGGATAGTTTTACAGCACCTTCTGGGAATTTTCCCTTTAGGAAAATGCTTTAAAGCATGAGAAAATCGTGAGGGAGTttaagtacaattttgctGTGACCGTTTAGACTTGCGGGGATTTATATACAACAGACCAGGTcacactaaaatatttaaatttgaaatttcaaaaataaaacagagtATAAATCGGATAAATATAGAATATTCCCCccccaaataaaaacacataaaCTTATCCCTTTCATTTGACAACAGTGCCATTCGACACTGTTATTAAgtccaaaaaacacaaaaaaaaatagtcagGAGTACAAAAGTTATATTTCCAAATAATGCTACAAAATTTAGTTGAGTAATAATGCTGTTGCCCGTAAAGAACTATCAGACCGCCGAAGACGACGCCAATCCGAATGTAACCCTCCTGAAACGCCAGATAGCCGAGGATGGAACTAAAACACAGGCGCTGCTGCTTCAGGCGTTCCGCTTCGAATTGCTTAATGACGCCAATGCGTACCCGATCCTCCAGGATCAGCTCCAGCGACAGTCAGTCGCCAGGAGTCGTTAGACCGGGTCAAGAACCCATAACCTCCCCTGCAATACAAAGTACCCTTGAGAAACCCAAAAAATCCAAGGGATTCTTTTCATTTCTGTTTGGAAAACGGTCGCGTAAGTCCAAGAAAGTTAATCATTTAAATGGGCACAACTTTCCGTTTGCGGAACACGACGTCAGAAAGCTAATTCGTCTGTACTGCAAACATGACAACCTGTATAACCCTAAAAACCTGTACTATGGCAACAAAGAGATCGATGAGGATTGCTATAATGACATGATGCGATCTTTTCCGGGACAAAGCAGCTCGCAACTGAGATCCTGCATCGAAGAGCTGAGAATTCTGTTCGAAAGGGAATATACCATAATTGAGGGAGCCCGCAGGAAATACGGAGAAATATTGACGCCTTCTATTCGCTACTACAATGAATTTCTTTTCCTGGTGCCCCATCTCTCGATAGATTTTGAAAAAGAACTTCCTGACAGTGGATCGAGTGCGATGTCCGCCGGTAAACTTCCTTCCACGGACCTAAAAAATCAGATAGCCACCACGGAAATGTTGTGCCATAAACTGACGAATTTCACTGGTTTTCCCTTAGCTGCTTTTCCTGGAAGTGTAATACTAAAGAGGCTAAAGAAATCAAATAGCAAGGAAAGGGAAAACAGGGATATTCAGGATCTGGATCAGCAAAATCAGGAGAAAGAAAAATCCAGTGAGCAAAAGGATGAAATGAAAGTGGAAAATCAGGACAAGGAGCAGAAGGATAAGGAGGATCAGCAGCAAAAGGTCACATTTTCTCCTTCATCGGAGGAAAAGTCCATAGATTACAGTGAAGAAGGAACCAGCCGAAATAGGATAACCTCCGATATGTCCACCCAATCGTCTTACTACGTGAATGAACAGGATCTGAAAACCACAGACTTGACTTGCTCCTGTCGATCGGATGCCTCTCAAAAACCAGTTGCCTGCCCCTGGCGACCGGAAAATACTCCTTGTGTGGATAAATGTCAAGGGGTAGTATCGAATTCTACCCAAAAATCAGTTGCCTGCCCCTGGCAACATGAAAATGCCCCCTGCTTACCCGCATGTAGAGTAGATCCCATGGAACTCTGCccgaaatcaaatgaattaaaggaaaataagAGCTCCGATAAATCTGGAAATAACCAGCAAGTGCAGATGCTCTGCGACATGATACGAACCGAACTAAGCAGTGCTCCGGATTTCATATATTTCGATGCCAAGTGGCGGATCATAGAGATCTTAAGGGAGGTTCACAAGCGCCAGTTGGTTTATCAGAAGGCCGTTCCTCAACTTAATCCCCGTCGACCAGTGCCGCCAAAAAAGCGACTCTCTGGAGAGCACAATATAcaagttaaaaatcaaaagccccaggaaaaaccAGGAGCCCCGGGGATTTGCGATCATCTGAAGTGCCCTTACTGCATCcgaaacaattgaaatggaaCTGAAACCTTATA
It contains:
- the LOC108056338 gene encoding protein new-glue 3, with product MLSIGTTFWVRNGVVRLGPVAGGIRISSPVKREVGMRPILLLSLVVLATLVVLSTQATTSTATTAATTTTTTTTTTTTTASSTTTTTTEKTKKKNRLREERRRRLRRERRIERAERNRRNRDRDGVRIVRRYHVRERRYRRY
- the LOC108056368 gene encoding very long chain fatty acid elongase 4; the encoded protein is MMASLGNDTKTVSYFYPFPDKADERTRDWPLVESPWNVPVLLAAYFLMVYYGPKWTSRHKPLQLRVPLFFHSVSMILLNGYICLELVSQTRALGYSLGCQPCRVNYSPQEMRIATALWWFYISKVLEFADTAFFILRQKWTQLSFLHVYHHSTMFVFCWVVVKWVPTGSTYVPAMINSFIHIIMYSYYALSVLGPRVQKFLRWKRYLTRLQLVQFIFIFLWASQMLLRGCEYGTWITLSMAIYSLPFLFMFGKFYVQNYRVATVEKKAK
- the LOC108056366 gene encoding very long chain fatty acid elongase 4, whose amino-acid sequence is MASFGNNTKILSYSYPFADLADERTRNWPLVESPWNVPALLGLYLMMVYYGPKWTARYKPLQLRLPLFCHSLAMACLNAYICVELFTATRALDYSFSCQPCRVNHSPNEMRIAAAFWWFYISKILEFADTAFFILRHKWSQLSFLHVYHHSTMFAFCWIFIKWLPTGSTYVPSLINSFVHVIMYSYYALSVLGPRIQKFLWWKRYLTGLQLLQFTIVLMWASQMAFRGCDYGSWLTPLGAAYMVPFLFMFGRFYVQKYRISTVAKKAK
- the APP-BP1 gene encoding nedd8-activating enzyme E1 regulatory subunit — protein: MSSPAPKSPELSDKSKKYDRQIRLWGEHGQTLLEAATICLVNVTAVGCETTKGLVLPGIGGFTVADGSTVKEEDLGNNFFLDSSYLCKSKAFACMQLLQELNPDVNGDYVEESADYILANRPNFFDSFDLVIASNLNEQTLLLLAERLWAVNVPLIYCRSLGMLGTIRLQLREHCIVEAHPDNRQFDLRLEHPFDALREHLDGTEVTSKVPWLLVLHKYLNVWQKQQADGAQTPRNYKEKNQLRETIREEMKADEENHEEAIKAVNTAFGAGQVPKGLKAIFEDDACEQLNKKSNVFWIMAKALKHFVIHENEGFLPLPGVLPDMTANTDSYIALQHIYRQQALQDADQVYHKCQEYLKQLALPADGIDERSVRLICREAAGLAVIRGTRIAEEYEKSSRLLSLVEDNELQGNLTAYNFALRAYERFLSECGNIPGECIVEQDIGRLKSIAAKMLGDLGMHATISDDVLHEICRYGGAELHAVSAFIGGCAAQEVIKIITKQYKPIDNTFIYNAITTESVTLKL
- the LOC108056370 gene encoding uncharacterized protein; the encoded protein is MDEVFSLHMEKLDVYDVLLLAGILSVIILICI
- the Irbp18 gene encoding CCAAT/enhancer-binding protein homolog 2, producing MPAKRRTANAASTSKNSDSPMSPRSDDPAYQEKRKKNNEAVQRTREKTKKSAEERKKRIDDLRKQNDALKVQIEQGEKHISTLRDLIIQGEKTEDGHRIIQEILAGPDPDDND
- the Iyd gene encoding uncharacterized protein Iyd isoform X2, whose amino-acid sequence is MELKHRRCCFRRSASNCLMTPMRTRSSRISSSDSQSPGVVRPGQEPITSPAIQSTLEKPKKSKGFFSFLFGKRSRKSKKVNHLNGHNFPFAEHDVRKLIRLYCKHDNLYNPKNLYYGNKEIDEDCYNDMMRSFPGQSSSQLRSCIEELRILFEREYTIIEGARRKYGEILTPSIRYYNEFLFLVPHLSIDFEKELPDSGSSAMSAGKLPSTDLKNQIATTEMLCHKLTNFTGFPLAAFPGSVILKRLKKSNSKERENRDIQDLDQQNQEKEKSSEQKDEMKVENQDKEQKDKEDQQQKVTFSPSSEEKSIDYSEEGTSRNRITSDMSTQSSYYVNEQDLKTTDLTCSCRSDASQKPVACPWRPENTPCVDKCQGVVSNSTQKSVACPWQHENAPCLPACRVDPMELCPKSNELKENKSSDKSGNNQQVQMLCDMIRTELSSAPDFIYFDAKWRIIEILREVHKRQLVYQKAVPQLNPRRPVPPKKRLSGEHNIQVKNQKPQEKPGAPGISMELDELISSKLLKNWPSFLICLGLFWILKNVIYKRSRGPQRFTLEEPDEEVEDLEDLEDELQPALEEKPHVAFVPGQNLNPNGAERFYQLIQGRRSIRSFRSDPKPDLSVIEDCIRAAGTAPSGAHTEPWTYCVVEDAELKQSIREIVEQEEFINYSQRMHQQWVTDLRPLQTNHVKEYLTDAPYLILIFKQTHGLSKTGKRKRHYYNEISTSISAGFLLCALQAAGLSTLVTTPLNCGPALRSLLKRPTNEKLLILLPVGYPKIDCTVPDLERKNLSDIMVTF